In a single window of the Luteolibacter yonseiensis genome:
- a CDS encoding Nif3-like dinuclear metal center hexameric protein, which yields MINCGMISLDEVVKYLDSELKTATISDYPGALNGLQLANEGRICRVVAAVDASLPVIRKAAEGGPGLLLVHHGMFWQGVQPVTGPFYQKLRIAMDAGLAIYSSHLPLDVHPQLGNNILLCKALGIMDVHPFFDQKGLSLGLRGSWMGERNELEGVLKSVLNGPVHLCPGGPKTVSHIGVITGGAGSEVVKVASTGVDTFITGEGPHWSYSLAEELGINVFYGGHYATETFGVKALAARIAEKSGIPWEFIDHPTGL from the coding sequence ATGATTAACTGCGGCATGATCTCATTGGACGAAGTGGTGAAGTATCTGGATTCGGAGCTGAAAACCGCCACCATCAGCGATTATCCCGGCGCGCTGAACGGACTGCAGCTTGCGAACGAAGGTCGGATCTGCCGTGTCGTCGCAGCGGTGGATGCGTCGTTGCCTGTCATCAGAAAGGCAGCCGAGGGCGGACCTGGTCTGTTGCTCGTGCATCATGGAATGTTCTGGCAGGGAGTGCAGCCGGTGACGGGTCCTTTTTACCAAAAGCTCAGGATTGCGATGGATGCCGGACTGGCGATTTATTCATCGCATCTTCCGCTCGATGTGCACCCTCAGTTGGGAAATAACATTCTTCTGTGCAAAGCGCTCGGAATCATGGATGTCCATCCGTTTTTCGATCAAAAAGGACTCTCTTTGGGCCTGCGTGGATCTTGGATGGGGGAACGGAATGAGCTCGAAGGGGTGCTGAAATCCGTATTGAATGGTCCGGTTCATCTTTGTCCCGGCGGGCCTAAAACCGTCTCACATATCGGGGTCATTACCGGTGGGGCAGGCAGCGAGGTGGTGAAAGTCGCGTCCACCGGAGTGGACACGTTCATTACTGGAGAAGGTCCGCACTGGAGCTATTCTCTCGCTGAGGAGCTAGGAATCAACGTGTTCTACGGAGGGCACTACGCGACAGAGACGTTCGGAGTGAAAGCATTGGCGGCACGGATCGCCGAAAAAAGTGGAATACCGTGGGAATTTATCGATCATCCTACCGGTCTTTAA